The Pseudomonas fragi DNA window GTTCGACCTGCTGCACGCCTTGATCGAAGGTGATGCCAAGGCCATGCTTGAGGCCGTGCGCCATCTGGCCGAGCAGGGCCCGGACTGGAATGGCGTGCTGTCGGAGATCCTCAACGTCTTCCATCGCGTGGCCATTGCCCAGGCGCTGCCGGACGGTGTCGACAACGGTCATGGCGACCGCGACCGCGTGCTGGCCCTGGCTCAGGCGCTGCCTGCCGAAGATGTGCAGTTTTATTACCAGATGGGCCTGATTGGCCGGCGCGACTTGCCGCTGGCGCCAGACCCGCGTGGTGGCTTTGAGATGGTCCTGCTGCGAATGCTGGCGTTCCGCCCGGCAGATACCGGCAACGCGCCGAGTCAACCGCTAAAGCCAGTGGGGATCAGCCAGGCCACAGTTGATTCCGCCCAAGCCGTGGCGGGTACGACCCCTGTTGCGCCAGCCGTTGCCGCGCCGGCAGCGGTTGTTGCGCAACCCGTTGTACCAGTGGTCGAGGTGGTTGCCGAGCCTGTGCAGGCGCCCAAGGCCCCGCCAGCGCCCGAAAAGGACTTGCCCTGGAACGCGCCATCCGCCCCTGTGGTCGAAGTCGAGGCAGCGCCCGAGTCGGTGCTGGATACCGTTGGCGAGCCGCCTGAGTTGCCGCCGATGCCGATGCCAACGCCGGACAGCGTGGTGCCGGATGCGCCAGAGTGGATCGCAGCAGCGATTCCCGAGCCGACCGCCGAGCAGGTGGATGCAGCGGTGTCGGGTATGGATCGCGACGACGAGCCGCCGCTGGACGAAGACTATATCGAGCCGGACATGGATTCGGCGGCCTACAGCTACCTGGATGAGCTGGCCAGTGAGCACGCCGCCGAACCTGCTCCTGAGCCCGAGCCTCTGCCTGCAGCCATGCCGGCGACCGGCCTGGCCCTTGAATGGCTGGAGATGTTCCCCAAATTACCGGTGTCGGGCATGACTGCCAGCATTGGTGCCAACTGCACCCTGATTGCCGTTGACGGTGATGACTGGTTGTTGCATCTGGATCCGGCTCACAGTGCGTTGTTCAACCTGACCCAGCAGCGCCGGCTCAACGATGCACTGAACCAGTTCACTCAGCGTACACTCAAAGTCACCATCGAGCTGGTCAAGCCGGAGCAGGAAACCCCGGCCCAGGCGGCTTCGCGTTTTCGTGCAGAGCGTCAGCGCCTGGCTGAAGAGTCGATTTATGCCGACCCGCTGGTGCAGCAGATGGTTGAGCAGTTCGGTGCGGTCGTGCGCGAAGATACGATTCAACCTGTAGAGGTTGCGCAGGCTCAAGCGTCGTAACGCCAGAGCATTAACTTACAGCCCGCAGTCGTTTTGATTGCGGGAGCATTGTCCAAATAACGTTTGAGGTGATTCCCATGATGAAAGGTGGCATGGCCGGCCTGATGAAGCAGGCGCAGCAGATGCAGGAAAAAATGGCCAAGATGCAGGAAGAACTGGCCAATGCTGAAGTCACCGGCAAGGCGGGTGGCGATATGGTCACTGTGGTCATGACCGGCCGTCATGACGTCAAGCGGGTGAGCATTGACCCGACGTTGCTGGAAGGCGTGAGCGAAGACGACCGCGAAGTGCTGGAAGACCTGTTCGCCGCAGCGGTGAACGACGCCGTGCGCAAGATCGAAGCCAACAGCCAGGACAAAATGTCTGGCGTGACCGCCGGCATGCAACTGCCGCCGGGCATGAAG harbors:
- the dnaX gene encoding DNA polymerase III subunit gamma/tau, which produces MSYQVLARKWRPRSFREMVGQTHVLKALINALDSQRLHHAYLFTGTRGVGKTTIARIIAKCLNCETGITSTPCGECSVCREIDEGRFVDLIEIDAASRTKVEDTRELLDNVQYAPSRGRFKVYLIDEVHMLSSHSFNALLKTLEEPPPYVKFILATTDPQKLPATILSRCLQFSLKNMTPERVVEHLSHVLSVENVPFEDDALWLLGRAADGSMRDAMSLTDQAIAFGEGKVLAGDVRAMLGTLDHGQVFDLLHALIEGDAKAMLEAVRHLAEQGPDWNGVLSEILNVFHRVAIAQALPDGVDNGHGDRDRVLALAQALPAEDVQFYYQMGLIGRRDLPLAPDPRGGFEMVLLRMLAFRPADTGNAPSQPLKPVGISQATVDSAQAVAGTTPVAPAVAAPAAVVAQPVVPVVEVVAEPVQAPKAPPAPEKDLPWNAPSAPVVEVEAAPESVLDTVGEPPELPPMPMPTPDSVVPDAPEWIAAAIPEPTAEQVDAAVSGMDRDDEPPLDEDYIEPDMDSAAYSYLDELASEHAAEPAPEPEPLPAAMPATGLALEWLEMFPKLPVSGMTASIGANCTLIAVDGDDWLLHLDPAHSALFNLTQQRRLNDALNQFTQRTLKVTIELVKPEQETPAQAASRFRAERQRLAEESIYADPLVQQMVEQFGAVVREDTIQPVEVAQAQAS
- a CDS encoding YbaB/EbfC family nucleoid-associated protein, which gives rise to MMKGGMAGLMKQAQQMQEKMAKMQEELANAEVTGKAGGDMVTVVMTGRHDVKRVSIDPTLLEGVSEDDREVLEDLFAAAVNDAVRKIEANSQDKMSGVTAGMQLPPGMKLPF